The following nucleotide sequence is from Phormidium ambiguum IAM M-71.
ACCACCGTCTTAAACCGCAATTTAAACTATGCCTGGATTGGCAACAACTACTTAGGGCCTTTTCCTTGGTTAGTTGTGATTGCATTGCTGACAGTGTTAGGCAGTTGGTTCATTTTGAAACAAACAGTTTTAGGCGTACAAATTTATGCAGTTGGTGGTAATCAAAGAGCCGCAAGACTAACAGGTATCAAAGTTAACCGAATTCTGTTGTTTGTTTACGGCGTAAGTGGATTGCTGGCAGGATTAGCTGGGGTAATGAGTTCCAGTCGGCTTTATAGTGCTACTGGGTTGTTGGGCAATGGCTATGAACTAGATGCGATCGCAGCGGTAATTTTGGGTGGTACCAGCTTTACTGGTGGGATTGGCACGATGCCGGGAACCTTGCTCGGTGCCTTGATTATTGCGGTGTTGAACAATGGTTTAACCCTGCTGAATATGTCTTATTTCTGGCAGTTAGTGGTTAAAGGTTTAGTGATTATTATTGCCGTGACGATCGATCGTCTCCGCCGCCGCAACGGACGCTAACATCTGCGTTCATCTGCGTTCATCTGCGGTTCAAAATTTCTCAAATCTCTTTTATCACCACAGATAAACACAGATGAACCATTTAACAAAATTACTGAAGTTGCTGCATTTTTTCCCGTAAAATCTCCGCTTGTGTCTCCGCTTCCGCCAAAGCATCCTTATCAGCTTGGACAACTTCAGGAGAAGCATTGGCGACAAAAGCTTGATTATTCAATCGCCCAGAAAGAGATTGAATATTCTTTTCAATTTTGCTCAACTTCTTCTCCAACTTGCTGCGTAAAGCTGCAATATCCACCACACCAATTAAAGGAACAATCACCTGTACAGTACCAACAACGCCAGTAGTTGATTGTCCAACATCCTCATTTAAACTAGGAGTAATAGACAGTTTTTCCACCTTTGCCAAATCTTGAATATAAGTCTCACCTGAAGTAAGAATTTGACGTTCCTTTTCACTTTCGCTTTGCAAAATTGCCGTCACTTTAGTTGATGGTTTAATATCAGCATCAGCGCGTAAATTGCGAATTGTGCGAATCGTATTAATCAACAAATCAAAATCTGCTTCTAACTCAGAATTAATCAGATTTGTATCTACTTTGGGAAATTCTTGTAACGCCAAAGAAGCTGAATCATCAGCTTGAGTAAGAGTGTGCCAAATTTCCTCAGTAATGTGAGGCATGAAGGGATGAATTAATTTTAAAGTCCCTTCTAAAACAAAAGCAAGAGTTTGTTGAGCAACCTTTTTAGAAGTCGCATCAGCATCTTTTTGCAGACGAGACTTAACTAATTCAATGTACCAATCGCAGAACTCACCCCAGAAGAAATCGTAAAGGGTTTTTGCCGCTTCACCTAACCCGTAATTATCGTTATATTGAGTAGTTTGTTGCACAACCTGATTGTATCGGGAGAGAATCCAACTGTCAGATAATTCCAAACTTTCTATTGCTGGATTACCTAATTGTTGAGGTGTTTGTTCCTCCAAATTCATCATTACGAAGCGGGAAGCATTCCACAATTTGTTAGTGAAATTGCGGGAAGCTTCTACTGCGGAAGACTCGCCTTTTTTGCGATTGTAATCTAAGCGAATATCTTGACCAGCGCCAGCGACTTGCCGCACCAAAGTATAGCGGACTGCATCAGTTCCGTACTTATCAATTAAATCCAAAGGATCGATACCATTTCCCTTAGTCTTAGACATTTTTTCGCCATTTTCATCTAAGACTAAACCGTGAATATAAACATCACGGAAAGGCATTTTCCCAGTGAAATAAGCTGCCATCAAAGTCATTCTGGCAACCCAGAAAAAGATGATATCGAAACCTGTCACCAGAGTAGCTGTAGGATAATAAAACTCTAAATCATCGGTTTTTTCCGGCCAACCCAAAGTAGAAAAAGGCCATAAACCGGAAGAAAACCAAGTATCTAAAACATCTGGGTCTTGTTCTAGTTTGACATTTTCGCCAAACTTAGCTTTAGCTTTTTCCCAAGCTTCTGCTTCCGTGTATGCGACAACAAAAGGCGTATGATCTGTAATTTCGCCATTCGTTTCACTGATAGCATACCAAGCCGGAATTTGATGACCCCACCATAATTGACGGGAGATACACCAATCCTTTAATTTTACCAACCAATCACGATAAACCTTAGTCCAACGATGGGGAACAAAATTTGGGGAATTTTGTTCATCTAAGAATTTTAAAGTTGTTTCACCGAGAGATTGAATTTTGACAAACCATTGAGTAGAGAGGAGAGGTTCGATCGGGGCTTTTCCGCGATCGCTAAATGGTACACTATGCTTATACTCCTCAATCTTCACCAAAAACCCATCTTCTTCCAACCGTTTCACCACATTTTCCCGTGCCTTAAAACGGTCTTGACCTTGGAACGGCCCCGCATTTTCATTAAGCGAACCGTCCTTATTCATAATATTAATAAACGGCAGATTGTGACGCTGACCCATTTCAAAATCATTCGGGTCATGTGCCGGAGTTACTTTAACACAACCAGTTCCAAAAGTAGCATCAACTAACTCATCAGCAATGATGGGAATTTCCCGATTCATAATTGGCAAAGTCAAGGTTTTGCCAATCAAATGTTGATAGCGTTCATCATTAGGATTAACCGCAACAGCAGTATCACCCAACATAGTTTCCGGTCGAGTAGTTGCAACTTCCAAATAACCGGAATTATCAGTTAGTGGATAACGGAAATGCCATAAATGACCATTTACTTCCTTATTTTCCACTTCCAAATCAGAAACCGCAGACTGAGAAACTGGGCACCAGTTAACTAAATAATTGCCACGATAAATCAAACCATCATCATAAAGGCGAACGAAAGCTTCAATAACCGCCTTCGTCAAACCCTCATCCATTGTGAAACGTTCCCGCGACCAATCGACCGAGATACCCAAACGGCGCATCTGGTTAACTATTGCACCCCCGGAATTATTTTTCCATTCCCAAGCGCGTTCTAAAAATGCTTGACGACCGAAATCAAAGCGGGTTTTTTTCTCTTTTTTAAATTCCTTATCCAGCATTGTATGAACTGCGATGCTGGCGTGGTCAGTTCCGGGAAGCCAAAGGGTATTGTAACCTTGCATTCGATGGTAACGGACGAGAACATCCATCAGAGTTTGTCCGAAAGCGTGCCCCATGTGGAGACTACCTGTAACGTTGGGTGGCGGAATAACCATGCTGTAGGGTTTTCCGTCGTTTTTGGGGTCTGCTTTAAAGGTTTGGTTTTCTGACCAAAATGTTTGCCACTTAGATTCGGTGGAGAAGGGGTCGTATTGGGGGGGGAGGTTTAGTGTCATTGGTTAAGGGATTCGCTTTTTATTTTAAAATTTTGCCATAGGGAGAGGGAGGAAGAGGAAATGAACCGCGAAGACGCGAAGAGCGCGAAGGAAGAAGAAAGAAGGATGAGGGAGTTGAAGGAGGAGGTGGAGAGGTTAGCTTATCAGGTTATTGGGGCGGCGATTGAGGTGCATCGAGTGTTGGGGCCAGGATTTTTGGAGTCGGTGTATCAGCACGCTTTAGCTACAGAATTTCAAGCGCGGAACATACCTCATGAACCTAAGAAAAGTGTAGCAATCAATTACAAAGGTCATCGAGTTGGAGAGAGCGAATTAGATTTTCTGGTTGGTAATATTTTAGTTGTGGAACTCAAAGCAGTAGAAAAACTAGCACCTATTCACGATGCCCAAGTCATCTCCTACCTAAAAGTAACAAAATGTCCTCTTGCCCTGCTAATCAACTTTAACGTCCCCATTCTCAAAGAAGGTATAAAACGCATCATCCACAGTTCTTACTCTTAACCTCTCTTCCTTTCTTTTCTTCCTTCGCGCTCTTCGCGTCTTCGCGGTTCAAAAAAAATCTTAAACCTTCGCCAAAGGACTAATAGGCTTAACTTCCGCATTCAGCCCCACAAAGTATAACTCAATATTCAAATCCGGGTAACGCTCCCTAATCTCCCAATAAGCCTTACTCAAATACTCCGTATGCACCTTTAACTCTAAATCCGCATCCTTACTCAACTCAGGATTAACTTTATCAGCAAAAGCCGCACAATCTTGATGATCCAAAATTATCACCTTTTGAATATGATGCAAGCGATAAGATAACTCTAACTGATCCCAAAAAGCTTGAGCATCAGCAGGATGCGGTAGACCACTTAAAGCTAAAGAACTCCCCGCCAAAGCAGTTAAATCATATTGATTCCCCAAGTTATTCAAAGATAAAAAATAACGTTCTGCTTCCAATATCCGAAAATCAATACAACTGAGCACCAAAGCTTTCGCGGTTTTTTGCGCTAAAGCTGGTCTTGTAAAACCTAAAATACCTAATGACAGCGCCCCTGGCAAGATCGATCGCAAAAACCAACGACGACTCATCGAACAATTACAACTATAATTCATGAGAAAATTCAGCCATAAGGCTTTTGTCTATCTGGGTAAACTCTGTTTACGATTATCAAGCAAATGTGAGAACTTTATTTACATAAACTCAAAAAGCTAAAACTATGGGACTTTTTGACCAAGTACTCAACGCTGTTAATGACCCCAACTTGCAAGCTAATGCAGGTCAACTCGCTAACCTTTTTAATAGCGTCCAGCAGTTACAAAACAACCAAGGTACTGATAGTTCTACAATGCAATCTGCTTTGTCGGGTGTTGGTAGTTTGGTGCGTTCTTCTTTACAACAAAAGCGTGCTGAAGGTGGTAATCAGTTAGTTGAAAGTATCATCAATCAATTTGCTGGAACTTCTCCTAATCCTTCCGCTGTTAATGCTTTGTTTGGTTCTCACTGGGAATCAGTTGCAGATGTAGTTTCTCAAAGAACTGGGATCGATCGCAATACCATCCTCCAACTTCTCCCCATGTTAGTTCCTCTAGTACTCAATTTCCTCCAAGCTGGTAACAATCAACAAAATCCACAAGCTGCTAATCCAGTCGTTAATAGTTTCCTCGATGCTGATGGCGATGGCGATGTGGATATCGCTGATGCTATGCAAATGGCAGGTCGCTATTTCGCTAAATAATTAAAGTAGGTTGTTGCGCTGTCTTCGCTAAAGCGCAACAACTTACTTTTTAGCCTTCTGTTGCTCGATCGATCTTTGCTATTTCTGCTTCAGTTAATCTCACTTCTAACGAACGTACTGAATCCTCAATACTCGCAACTTTACTTGCCCCAGGAATCAGTATAATACAAGGCGATTTAGACTTTAACCACGCCAAAACAATACAATATACTGATACTCCTTTTTCTCTTGCTAGTTTGGCGATCGCTTCTACATCTCCTAAACTACCAACTCTCCGACTTCCACCCAAGGGACTCCAAGGGAAAAAAGTTAATCCCTCTTTCTCACAATATTTCAGCACTCCATCAATTTCTGATGCCCGATACCAAGGATTAAATTGATTCTGCACAGAAACTATTTCTACTATCTCACGCGCCCGTTTGATCTGCTCAACTGAAAAGTTGGAAACGCCAACAAATTTAATTAATCCTTCGGCTACTGCTTCTTTGGCTACTGTTAAGCAGTCTTTAATACTGTACTCTGGATCTGGAGCGTGATATTGCCACAGATCGATCGCTTTTTTTCCACCCAACGCCGCAAAACTTTCTCTAATTGTTGTTCTTAAATGTTCAGGATTCCCATTTCTTGTCCATGCACCATTCGGACGCATTAATCCGCCTTTAGTAGCAACAATCACATTACTAAGATCGCCAGTATATTCGCTTAATGCTTTAGCAATTAGTTTCTCATTGTGATGTTTATCTGTTTCATCTTTACAATAAGAATCCGCTGTATCAATTAATGTAATTCCCAAGTCAAGCGCACGATGTATGACTTGAATTGATTGCGATTCAGGCGGTCTGTTGCTTAATGACATCGGCATTCCACCCAGACCGATCGCACTTACACTAATATTAGTCTTCCCCAGGCGTTTCGTTTCCATCTCTACAACCTTGGCAGCATCTTAAAATTATAGGTTACTTCACTCTCAACCTAATTACAGTATTTCTCATGTCATCTCTTCAACTAACTCAACTTCAATGTTCTGAATGTCTTGTAATGTTTGCCACCCTGCTTGCCACATTGTCCGATCTTTTAAAGCTTTAGCATTAATCCAAAACCGCACGTTTGGATCGCAAGAAGCTACCATCTCAGCAAATACCCATTCCCCTTGGTTTTTCCGGTTTACTACTTGGAAATGTCGCCAACCCCAAGTTTTTTGTAAAGCTGTCCATTTAGAACCAACTAAATGGGGAAATTTCTGTTTCTTCGTCATTTTTCAATTTGATCTGTCTTCAGATAGTGTGTATTTCCTAATACTAATTTTAGGCTGAAAAAGTATGTTGTTGGTTGAAAATAATTATGGCTGAAACACCTAAGCAGCCGGGGTACAAAGAAAATATTGATGCGCCTCCCCAAACAGATGAAGAAAGAGTCGTAGATCCCAGAGATTTAGTTCGCACTGGTAACATTCCCGACAATCCCAAAGAATTACTTTCTAATCCCGCTTTTGCACCGCAAATGATTAATGAAGGCGACAATTTGCGGGGAGATTTACGCGAAGATGAATGACAAATTTTGCATAATTATTAATTGCTAAAACAATAGCTTTTCTTCCCTTTTGCCTATGCCTCCCTGCGGTCGGCAGGCTACGCCAACTGCCTTCTGCCCTCTGCCTTCTAAAATATAGCTTGATGCCTGCTGAACTTTTCTGACAACAAAAAAATTCAACAGGCATCAACATCAATTAAAAGTGACTTCAGTTTAGAACAAACCGAGAGTCAGAGATTTGTCGATCGGGAAAATCGCCCCAATACCTAGCCACAGAGTTACCAAAGTACCAAATAAAAATACTGCGGTTGCTACTGGACGACGGAAGGGGTTTTGGAATTTGTTGACGCTTTCAATGAAAGGCACCAAAATCAAACCAGCTGGTACTGCACTCATCAGCAATACACCCAACAGTTTGTTAGGTACTGTACGCAAAATTTGGAATACTGGCCACAAGTACCACTCTGGCAGAATTTCCAAAGGTGTCGCAAACGGATCGGCAGGTTCGCCCACCATTGCGGGATCGAGAACTGCTAAACCGATGCACAATGCGATCGTACCCATAATTACGATCGGGAAAGTGTACAACAAATCATTAGGCCAAGCTGGTTCACCGTAATAGTTGTGACCCATGCCTTGAGCTAGTTTTGCACGTAATACGGGATCGCTAAGATCCGGTTTCTTTTGTATGGACATCTTTAAAAAGTGCGCTCCTCTGTCGAGATATCAAAAAACAACAGTTAACTTCTGATATTACAAGGGGCCAGAGATACCTTGCTTGCGAATCATCAAGAAGTGTAGCAGCATAAATACCGCAATCACCCAAGGCAGCACAAAAGTATGAGCACTGTAATAACGAGTTAGAGTGGCTTGACCAACACTGGAACCACCACGTAACAAGTCAGCAATCAATACACCTACTACGGGAATCGCTTCGGGTACACCACTAACGATTTTTACCGCCCAATAACCAATTTGATCCCAAGGCAAGGAGTAACCAGTTACACCAAAGGAAACTGTGGTTACAGCCAAAACCACGCCTGTTACCCAAGTTAATTCCCGGGGCTTTTTGAAACCACCAGTTAAATAAACTCGGAAAACGTGCAGAATCATCATCAGCACCATCATACTCGCAGACCAACGGTGGATGGAACGAATTAACCATCCAAAGTTGACTTCATTCATGATGTACTGCACCGATGAAAATGCTTCGGCAACAGTTGGCTTGTAATAAAAAGTCATAGCAAATCCAGTGGCGAACTGGATTAAAAAGCAAACTAAGGTAATCCCACCCAAGCAATAAAAAATATTTACGTGGGGAGGTACATACTTGCTGCTTATATCTTCGTCAAGTGCTTGAATTTCCAGGCGTTCCTGGAACCAGTTATATAATGTCGAGTCCTTTGCCTGCTTACTAAACATGAACCAAGAGTTCCTAATCTCATGTATTGCTGATGTCGCGTTTCCCAATCTCCCGCTTTGAGGATGGGTTAATTAAAAGCCAACCTTTGTCTGCTTTCAGGGATAAAAATTTTTTGCCCCTCAGAACTGTAAAGCAAATACAGTCTCTGCTTAATTTTATGCAGGTTGTTAGCCCTGTTGAGCGTTTTATTTTCTCTCCTTTGATAAAGGATGAGCTTTGCTACGCTCTCAGTTCTATTAAAAAAAGTAACATAGTCAGCCAGTCGTTTTCATAATTTCCCCAGCGGATTTGGGAGATGGAGCAGAGGAGTAGGGGAGTAGGGGGGCAGGGGAGCAGGGGGGCAGGGGGGCAGGGGGGACAAGGAGACAAGGGGAGCAGGGGGGACAAGGAGACAAGGGGACAGGGAGAATTTTTACTTCTGCCTTCTGCCTTCTGCCTTCTGCCTTCTGCCTTCTGCCTTCTGCCTTCNTGCCTTTCTTCCCTTCTGCCTTCTGCCTTCTGCCTTATCTTCTTCTAAAGCCACCGCTGCGGCTACCGAAGCCGGAGGTACTGCGACTGCGACTACCGCTGCCGAAGCTGGAGGTGCGACCAGAACTAGGAGCAGATCTACCTGATTGTCTCAGGGTGCTGGAACCGAAACCGGAACCTGTGGCTCTTTCTCCAGGTGTGGTACGGCTAGGACGAGATAAGGAAGGGTTATTTCTTAATGCGCCTGTGGTGCGGATATAGGCTGGGCGATTTCTGACGGCTGCTGGTGGTTGGTTGTACCGTTGTTGGTAACTGGTTGTGGCTTGGCTGTAGGTGTTGCCATAGCCACCGTAGCCAGTCATGACGGACATTCCAGGTTGATACATTGGTGGTACATAGTATCTGGGGGCAAACAACATATTGCCGACTAAGTTACCTGCGACTGCCCCTGCAAATGGTGCCCAGAAACCACCGCTTTCTTGACGGACGATTACCGTTTGGGGTTGTCCGGTTTGGGGATCGGGCCGGGATTCGGTAACGGCGTGGATGTACTCAATTTTGAAGTCTTCTGGGATGTGTAGGGATGTTTGACCGTTCTCTGTTACTTTTAGGTAGCTTTTTTTACCTGCTGAGACTTCTTCTGGCGTGAGTTGGGCCATTTGTAACTCTGAGGTGCGGAAGTTAGCGGGTGTTCCTGGTGGGGTGTTGAGTAACATCAGGCTGTATTCCCCGTTGGCATCGTTGTATCTGGCTTGCTGTACGGGGTATTCTCCGGCACTGATTTTGCTGGCAACTGTTCTGGTGGCGGCGTTTTGGTTTCCGGTTGAGGTGTTGGAAACTGTGTTACTACCGCAAGCTACGGTTGTCCAACACAAGGTTAATGAGAGAAAAAGGACTGTAAGTTTACGGAGTGTCGATCGCTGAAAATTAATGTTCATGATACCTGTACGGTTCTGGAATCTGTGGTTAATCAATCAATCTCTAGAGCCTGGAAAAAACTTTTTCCAACTTTCAAATATAGAACTATAGAGGAATGACTTCTGGGTAATATTCTATTATTTGATCGTCGGTTAATTCATCACCTAATTTAGCTGGCGACCAATGAACTTGGATGGCTCTTAGACTTCTTTGATAATGTAAATTAATCAGGGCTTTTAAACCAGCTTTGAGAGCGCTAATATTGGAAAGATCTGTTTCTAATTCTGGCACTTCGCCTTCAAATGCTACTGTAATCATAACAATTAAGTTGTTGGTAACTGGAATGGAAAAAGGTTCGGTTTCTCCTACCTGTTCGCTACCGTATGATTCACTTTTGTAGCGTTGAGCCGAGTCGGTAAATAAGTAGTTTACTTCATCACCAGCTTCGCCTTCGTCCCAAAATACGTTGCCTTCATTGGCTGCCGATCGCCAATACAGGTCATTTTGTAATAAGTTTAGGCAAATTTGTTCTAAGCCTTCACCTAAGACATCGATTTCACCTTCTGCATCTATTGCGTCTCTAGCAGCTTGATTTAGTACGCCAATTAAGGGGGCGACTTCCTTACCTGCTAAATGAATGAATATTCGACTGACAACAAAGCGGGTACGCCCTGTCATTTTGCTAAAGCGATCGCGCCAATTGCTCATCACTTAACCTCACAAGTCCAGTGCTTTTTCACTTATTTTAAATTATTTCCTCTGTCAATAATTCATCATTGTTGATGAGGAAAATTTTTCACAAAATTGGATATTATACTACTTTCGGGTAAAGTATATTTTACAGGTTGAATGGACATAATTTCATCTGGATCGCTCATGTTTGAGGTTTTAATCCAGTGTTTGCCAAAGTTTGGATGATTATATACTGGTAACGTTTGGTCGCTAGAGTTGGATAATACGGTTTGAGTCGGAGCATGAAAAAACCGTAATCTTTTGGGAATATTTAAAGTTGGTTTGATTAGTTTTATTTGAAATGTCTGACTGAGTTTTGTTGTCAAAATATCGGCAATTTTTTGGAGTTTTATTTGTTCTCTTGGTGAATAATTTTGAGGATTATTCATTTGTAACATTTGCAAAAATCGGACAATATTTCTTTGCGTTTCTTCACTGTCTAAAAAAGGTAATATGGCAACAAATGCTGCACAAAATAATTGATTATCATTGTCCATTGCAAAGGTAAGCATGGTACGCCGACGACCAACTTTTATAGTTGGTGGTTGGGATAAAGGGGGATATTTTTGGGCTATTTTATAATAAGCGGTGGATAAAATTATGTGAGCTTCATGGTCTAGGGGAGCGTCAATGATAATTTGAATTGTGGGTAAAGTTTGGTGAAAAAACTTACGTAAATCTTCGGAACTGAAGCGATAAATTTGTGTGCGATCGCCATCAGGACTTAAATCTAACCACTCACAAATTATGCCATCAGTTTTTAACCCAAATCGAGATACAGAATACAATTTTGCTCCTGTTAAATTGGCTCCTGATAAATTAGCATCAGTCCAATCAGCGTGGATTAATCTGGCTTCTCTCAAATCGGCATGAACTAAACTAGCATTATGTAAATTAGCATTACTTAAATCGGCTCCAGTTAAATTAGCACCGCTTAATTTAGCATCACTTAAATCCGCCCAGCGCAAATTTGCACCTCGCAAATCTACCCAACGTAAATTTGTCCCGCTTAAATTCGCTCCACTTAAGTTACAAAAACTCAAATTAGCTTGCCTAAATTCCGCATTTGCTGCATTAGCAGTGCTTAAATCGGCTCTACTTAAATCTGTACTTTGTAAATTAGCTGCTTCTAAATTGGCAGCAATTAAAGAAGCGCCTCGCAAGTCAGCAGCACTCAAATTAGCTCGACTTAAATTAGATTGTCTCAGTTTTGCTTCTCTGAGATTAGCATTATTTAAGTTAGCACCTGTGAGATTAGCTCTACTCAATTCAGCCCGAATTAATTCGGCTCTAATCAAGGTTGCTTCGACTAATTCTGCATCACCTAAATTAGCCAAAATTAGATTGCTGACATTGAGAATCGCATGACTTAAGTTTGCTTGAGATAAGTTAGCTCCACTGA
It contains:
- a CDS encoding ABC transporter permease subunit, which encodes MSETKLRPIKDEASSSRSQRRRVASNWLQIAGILPILVLICILFSILTPNFATAGNAVNILRQASINIVLATGMTFVILTGGIDLSVGSILGVSAVVGVLVSLIPVLSWAAIPAALLTGLLIGLINGSLIAFLDLPPFIVTLGSLTALRGAAYLVANGTTVLNRNLNYAWIGNNYLGPFPWLVVIALLTVLGSWFILKQTVLGVQIYAVGGNQRAARLTGIKVNRILLFVYGVSGLLAGLAGVMSSSRLYSATGLLGNGYELDAIAAVILGGTSFTGGIGTMPGTLLGALIIAVLNNGLTLLNMSYFWQLVVKGLVIIIAVTIDRLRRRNGR
- a CDS encoding valine--tRNA ligase, with product MTLNLPPQYDPFSTESKWQTFWSENQTFKADPKNDGKPYSMVIPPPNVTGSLHMGHAFGQTLMDVLVRYHRMQGYNTLWLPGTDHASIAVHTMLDKEFKKEKKTRFDFGRQAFLERAWEWKNNSGGAIVNQMRRLGISVDWSRERFTMDEGLTKAVIEAFVRLYDDGLIYRGNYLVNWCPVSQSAVSDLEVENKEVNGHLWHFRYPLTDNSGYLEVATTRPETMLGDTAVAVNPNDERYQHLIGKTLTLPIMNREIPIIADELVDATFGTGCVKVTPAHDPNDFEMGQRHNLPFINIMNKDGSLNENAGPFQGQDRFKARENVVKRLEEDGFLVKIEEYKHSVPFSDRGKAPIEPLLSTQWFVKIQSLGETTLKFLDEQNSPNFVPHRWTKVYRDWLVKLKDWCISRQLWWGHQIPAWYAISETNGEITDHTPFVVAYTEAEAWEKAKAKFGENVKLEQDPDVLDTWFSSGLWPFSTLGWPEKTDDLEFYYPTATLVTGFDIIFFWVARMTLMAAYFTGKMPFRDVYIHGLVLDENGEKMSKTKGNGIDPLDLIDKYGTDAVRYTLVRQVAGAGQDIRLDYNRKKGESSAVEASRNFTNKLWNASRFVMMNLEEQTPQQLGNPAIESLELSDSWILSRYNQVVQQTTQYNDNYGLGEAAKTLYDFFWGEFCDWYIELVKSRLQKDADATSKKVAQQTLAFVLEGTLKLIHPFMPHITEEIWHTLTQADDSASLALQEFPKVDTNLINSELEADFDLLINTIRTIRNLRADADIKPSTKVTAILQSESEKERQILTSGETYIQDLAKVEKLSITPSLNEDVGQSTTGVVGTVQVIVPLIGVVDIAALRSKLEKKLSKIEKNIQSLSGRLNNQAFVANASPEVVQADKDALAEAETQAEILREKMQQLQ
- a CDS encoding GxxExxY protein, whose product is MNREDAKSAKEEERRMRELKEEVERLAYQVIGAAIEVHRVLGPGFLESVYQHALATEFQARNIPHEPKKSVAINYKGHRVGESELDFLVGNILVVELKAVEKLAPIHDAQVISYLKVTKCPLALLINFNVPILKEGIKRIIHSSYS
- a CDS encoding carbonic anhydrase, with amino-acid sequence MNYSCNCSMSRRWFLRSILPGALSLGILGFTRPALAQKTAKALVLSCIDFRILEAERYFLSLNNLGNQYDLTALAGSSLALSGLPHPADAQAFWDQLELSYRLHHIQKVIILDHQDCAAFADKVNPELSKDADLELKVHTEYLSKAYWEIRERYPDLNIELYFVGLNAEVKPISPLAKV
- a CDS encoding DUF937 domain-containing protein, coding for MGLFDQVLNAVNDPNLQANAGQLANLFNSVQQLQNNQGTDSSTMQSALSGVGSLVRSSLQQKRAEGGNQLVESIINQFAGTSPNPSAVNALFGSHWESVADVVSQRTGIDRNTILQLLPMLVPLVLNFLQAGNNQQNPQAANPVVNSFLDADGDGDVDIADAMQMAGRYFAK
- a CDS encoding aldo/keto reductase; this encodes METKRLGKTNISVSAIGLGGMPMSLSNRPPESQSIQVIHRALDLGITLIDTADSYCKDETDKHHNEKLIAKALSEYTGDLSNVIVATKGGLMRPNGAWTRNGNPEHLRTTIRESFAALGGKKAIDLWQYHAPDPEYSIKDCLTVAKEAVAEGLIKFVGVSNFSVEQIKRAREIVEIVSVQNQFNPWYRASEIDGVLKYCEKEGLTFFPWSPLGGSRRVGSLGDVEAIAKLAREKGVSVYCIVLAWLKSKSPCIILIPGASKVASIEDSVRSLEVRLTEAEIAKIDRATEG
- a CDS encoding TIGR02450 family Trp-rich protein translates to MTKKQKFPHLVGSKWTALQKTWGWRHFQVVNRKNQGEWVFAEMVASCDPNVRFWINAKALKDRTMWQAGWQTLQDIQNIEVELVEEMT
- the petD gene encoding cytochrome b6-f complex subunit IV, producing MSIQKKPDLSDPVLRAKLAQGMGHNYYGEPAWPNDLLYTFPIVIMGTIALCIGLAVLDPAMVGEPADPFATPLEILPEWYLWPVFQILRTVPNKLLGVLLMSAVPAGLILVPFIESVNKFQNPFRRPVATAVFLFGTLVTLWLGIGAIFPIDKSLTLGLF
- the petB gene encoding cytochrome b6, producing MFSKQAKDSTLYNWFQERLEIQALDEDISSKYVPPHVNIFYCLGGITLVCFLIQFATGFAMTFYYKPTVAEAFSSVQYIMNEVNFGWLIRSIHRWSASMMVLMMILHVFRVYLTGGFKKPRELTWVTGVVLAVTTVSFGVTGYSLPWDQIGYWAVKIVSGVPEAIPVVGVLIADLLRGGSSVGQATLTRYYSAHTFVLPWVIAVFMLLHFLMIRKQGISGPL
- a CDS encoding DUF1517 domain-containing protein; the protein is MSNWRDRFSKMTGRTRFVVSRIFIHLAGKEVAPLIGVLNQAARDAIDAEGEIDVLGEGLEQICLNLLQNDLYWRSAANEGNVFWDEGEAGDEVNYLFTDSAQRYKSESYGSEQVGETEPFSIPVTNNLIVMITVAFEGEVPELETDLSNISALKAGLKALINLHYQRSLRAIQVHWSPAKLGDELTDDQIIEYYPEVIPL
- a CDS encoding pentapeptide repeat-containing protein → MEIEELLSSYANGERNFAAINLSEAQLSGVNLSGANLSQSNLSIANLSRANLSRTDLSYAKLNVARLSGANLSQANLSHAILNVSNLILANLGDAELVEATLIRAELIRAELSRANLTGANLNNANLREAKLRQSNLSRANLSAADLRGASLIAANLEAANLQSTDLSRADLSTANAANAEFRQANLSFCNLSGANLSGTNLRWVDLRGANLRWADLSDAKLSGANLTGADLSNANLHNASLVHADLREARLIHADWTDANLSGANLTGAKLYSVSRFGLKTDGIICEWLDLSPDGDRTQIYRFSSEDLRKFFHQTLPTIQIIIDAPLDHEAHIILSTAYYKIAQKYPPLSQPPTIKVGRRRTMLTFAMDNDNQLFCAAFVAILPFLDSEETQRNIVRFLQMLQMNNPQNYSPREQIKLQKIADILTTKLSQTFQIKLIKPTLNIPKRLRFFHAPTQTVLSNSSDQTLPVYNHPNFGKHWIKTSNMSDPDEIMSIQPVKYTLPESSIISNFVKNFPHQQ